One genomic segment of Cinclus cinclus chromosome 31, bCinCin1.1, whole genome shotgun sequence includes these proteins:
- the GLMP gene encoding glycosylated lysosomal membrane protein produces the protein MAAGAGLALLAALLAATGAERGRKVSMQYNPGWNSSSVNLLHVRAAGPRDSLHYVWSSIGVPAVLLVATQSPSSALRVNWSQLLSPSPAGAIWIDPPDSVVYSTAVVFTKLFEFSEAKPLGELFYPTYDLAEFSWDSLNHTLNHTALTAELRGVPATDPGGSFSNGSLAFRVTAYEAGGRAGRLPSLLHTADSSQLEFVLAGVTPRGNSSRFLLEVATVEEAGAVRRLRSERSIDDEYTPTIFEVLSLVAESQNSSSTLGFLQWKATAYGSRSPRREDGIQCRAQGLQEANWTLPVSSIVQAYFGDSLGSTCTISALNVSFGGEEAEVYQEKRYLSWSLLLGFGEPPRDTFSPLVISITAVALGTPLAMLLLGSCLVLLAQRRRYSEYEPIN, from the exons ATGGCCGCCGGTGCGGGGCTGGCGCTGCTGGCCGCGCTGCTGGCGGCGACCGGGGCCGAGCGGGGCCGGAAG GTGTCCATGCAGTATAACCCTGGCTGGAACAGCTCCTCTGTGAACCTGCTCCACGTGCGGGCAGCCGGGCCCAGGGATAGCCTGCACTACGTGTGGAGCAGCATCGGAGTCCCTGCCGTGCTCCTGGTGGCCACCCagagccccagcagtgccctaAGGGTCAACTGGAgccagctgctgtcacccagTCCCGCTGGAGCCATCTGGATCGACCCTCCCGACAGCGTGGTCTATTCTACAGCCGTGGTGTTCACCAAG ctgtTTGAGTTCAGCGAGGCCAAACCTTTGGGAGAGCTCTTCTACCCCACCTATGACCTGGCTGAGTTCTCCTGGGACAGCCTCAACCACACCCTGAACCACACGGCGCTCACGGCCGAGCTCCGCGGAGTCCCAGCCACCGACCCTGGTGGCAGCTTCTCCAACGGCAGCCTGGCATTCCGG GTCACAGCCTACGAGGCCGGTGGCCGTGCCGGGCGCCTGCCCAGCCTCCTGCACACGGcagacagctcccagctggaatttgtCCTGGCTGGGGTGACCCCACGAGGAAACAGCTCCCGCTTTTTGCTGGAGGTGGCCACGGTGGAGGAGGCAGGGGCGGTGCGGAGGCTGCGGTCGGAGAGATCCATCGATGATGAGTACACCCCCACCATCTTCGAG gTGCTGTCCCTGGTAGCTGAGTCCCAGAACAGCAGCTCCACACTTGGATTCCTGCAGTGGAAAGCAACAGCCTACGGCTCCCGGAGCCCCCGGCGTGAGGATGGGATCCAGTGCCGggctcaggggctgcaggaggcaaaCTGGACCCTGCCTGTGTCCAGCATTGTCCAGGCCTACTTTGGGGACAGTTTGGGCAGCACCTGCACCATCAGCGCCCTCAATGTGTCCTTTGggggagaggaggcagaggTGTACCAGGAGAAGAGATACCTCAGCTG GTCGTtgctgctgggttttggggagccccccagggacaccttctcCCCCCTGGTGATCTCCATCACGGCTGTGGCACTGGGTACCCCCctggccatgctgctgctgggcagctgcctggtgctgctggctcagAGGAGACGCTACTCAGAGTATGAGCCCATCAACTGA
- the MCL1 gene encoding induced myeloid leukemia cell differentiation protein Mcl-1 — protein sequence MFAVKPKAVIGFNLYCGGSPALGPAGPGERPDPAAAASATEPPRDRTGAAAGRADPPRSLIGRGAAPRALIGCGATLWRPEEELDGCEPEPERGPAADSLPGTPPGPPDGLRQDSLELISRYLREVAGEAQPGSKKLFPGLLGGPGRPGAAGDAVMEKALETLRRVGDGVMQKHELAFQGMLRKLEIQQEEDLQSVVEVAAHLFSDGVTNWGRVVTLIAFGAFVAKHLKSIKQEQSISSLAGIITDALVSSKRQWLESQGGWEGFVDFFRVEDLEGSIRNVLMAFAGVAGLGASLAYMIR from the exons ATGTTCGCCGTGAAGCCGAAAGCCGTCATCGGCTTCAACCTTTACTGCGGCGGCTCCCCGGCGCTGGGCCCCGCCGGGCCGGGGGAGCGCCCGGaccccgcggccgccgcctccgccACGGAGCCGCCCCGCGACCGCACCGGGGCCGCCGCCGGCCGCGCCGACCCCCCCCGCTCGCTGATTGGTCGCGGCGCGGCGCCCCGAGCGCTGATTGGCTGCGGCGCGACTCTCTGGCGCCCCGAGGAGGAGCTGGATGGATGCGAACCCGAGCCCGagcgcggccccgccgcggACTCGCTgcccgggacccccccgggaccccccgaCGGGCTCCGGCAGGACTCGCTGGAGCTCATCAGCCGCTACCTGCGGGAGGTGGCGGGCGAGGCGCAGCCCGGCAGTAAGAAGCTTTTTCCGGGACTCCTGGGTGGTCCCGGCCGGCCTGGCGCGGCGGGGGATGCGGTGATGGAGAAGGCGCTGGAAACGCTGCGGAGGGTCGGCGATGGAGTCATGCAGAAACACGAGCTCGCTTTTCAAG GAATGCTGCGGAAGCTGGAAATCCAGCAAGAGGAAGACCTGCAGTCGGTGGTGGAGGTGGCTGCCCACTTGTTCAGTGACGGGGTGACCAACTGGGGGCGTGTGGTGACACTCATCGCCTTTGGAGCCTTCGTGGCCAAGCACCTGAAGAGCAtcaagcaggagcagagcatcAGCTCCCTGGCTGGGATCATCACGGATGCCCTGGTCTCATCCAAGCGCCAGTGGCTCGAGAGCCAGGGGGGCTGG GAGGGGTTTGTGGACTTCTTCCGAGTGGAGGACCTGGAGGGCAGCATCCGGAACGTGCTGATGGCGTTTGCAGGAGTGGCTGGCCTGGGGGCCAGCTTGGCCTACATGATCCGgtga